In Acinetobacter lwoffii, the following proteins share a genomic window:
- a CDS encoding type II toxin-antitoxin system RelB/DinJ family antitoxin: protein MTTLAKKDEYVRARVPNELKVQAERILKEVGLNTTDAIRLLLTQVVNRGGFPLELRTPNRTTIEAMNSAAEPKKFSSAQELFTDLEDDTDD from the coding sequence ATGACTACTTTGGCAAAAAAAGATGAGTATGTACGTGCTAGGGTTCCAAATGAATTAAAAGTTCAAGCGGAGCGAATTCTAAAAGAAGTAGGTTTAAATACTACGGATGCTATTCGCTTATTATTAACGCAAGTAGTAAATCGTGGTGGATTTCCTTTAGAGTTAAGAACCCCTAACCGTACAACAATTGAGGCTATGAACTCTGCTGCAGAGCCTAAAAAATTTAGTTCTGCTCAGGAATTGTTTACGGATTTAGAAGATGACACTGACGATTAG